TCGTGGGACGGCGGGCGAGCGCGCGGAGCGCCCGGTGGTCCGGGCGGGACTCCTAGGCAGCATGTGACGCGGCGCCGGTGGTCGCACCCGGGGGCGGGCCATCGGACGGAAAGGCCCCTGTCCCCGGCCGGCCCGCGGTGGCATGGTGACCGGACGCAACTGGTCCAGACCACCGGCCCGGGACGGCCCGGCGCGGGGTGGCGGGCCGACGACGGGTGACGAGGACGGACGACGGCGATGCGCGGCACCACGGTGTTACCAGGGGAGGACGGCGGGACCGGCGGGCGGGGGGCGCTGCCGATGCACCGCTTGGAGGTCCCGATGCCCGACGCGGTGCCGTTCGCGATCGGCACCTTCGACACCATCGGGCCGATGTCCCGGGCCGCCTTCCCCCACCGGCACACCTTCTACGAGATCGTGCACGTCACGGCCGGGCGCGGGGCGCACGTCACCGACCTCGCCCGCTGGCCGCTGCGCCCGCCCCACCTGGGCTTCCTCACCCCCGGCCAGGTACACCACTGGGAGGGCGCGACAGGCGTGGACGGCTCCGTGGTCCTGTTCACGGAGGACTTCCTGATCGACCACCCCGACGACCGGCAGCTCCTGCGCCGCCTGGGCGAGCGGCCCTGGCACACCCTGGACGAGCGGGCCGCTGACCGGACGGCCCGGCTCGTCGCGGACCTCCACGAGGAGTACGGCCGCGGCACCGACGGCCACCCCTCGGTGCTCCGCGCCCTGCTGCACGTCCTCGTCGTGCGCGCGGCGCGGCTGTACGACGCGCACCCCGTCGCGCCGGGCCGCCTCCCGGGGCGGCCCGGCGCGGTCGCGGAGGAGTTCACCCGCCTCATCGGCCGCGGCGACCCGGCGCTGTGGTCGGTGGGCGCCTGCGCGGCGGCCGTCGGCGTGAGCGCCGGACACCTCGCCGAGGCGGTCAAGGCCGCCACCGGCCGCACCCCGGGCCAGCTCGT
This portion of the Streptomyces changanensis genome encodes:
- a CDS encoding helix-turn-helix transcriptional regulator, encoding MRGTTVLPGEDGGTGGRGALPMHRLEVPMPDAVPFAIGTFDTIGPMSRAAFPHRHTFYEIVHVTAGRGAHVTDLARWPLRPPHLGFLTPGQVHHWEGATGVDGSVVLFTEDFLIDHPDDRQLLRRLGERPWHTLDERAADRTARLVADLHEEYGRGTDGHPSVLRALLHVLVVRAARLYDAHPVAPGRLPGRPGAVAEEFTRLIGRGDPALWSVGACAAAVGVSAGHLAEAVKAATGRTPGQLVREARVHEAKRLLARTDLTVRQVAGRVGFGDPAYFCRFFRRETGASPGDFRRGAEVRGGGGAAGGGDARVSGGRGAAGGGGGEGGDGGARDRGAWACRDIHHDRRVQSIVRP